The Glycine max cultivar Williams 82 chromosome 3, Glycine_max_v4.0, whole genome shotgun sequence sequence AATAATAGAGTGCTAGTAAGTAGTAACATAAGTTCTAACATACTTTTATTGttagttcaaatttattaaaaactaccaAATTAGGAGAGTATTATACTAATATTTAACCCACTTTTGTCGGGTACGATTCATAAAAATGGTCTTGCACACTTAATCTGTTTTGGTCCTAACCTTTTTGCATTGTGTTCCCATTTTCCTGCAACGTGTTTTGTGTATGAATGGTGGCTTTCTTTTGCAGTCATTTATGTATATAATTAGCTGATGTTTCCATCATGTTCTTGTTTGGTCGTGTTCACTCCATATGGGACATTGCACCAttgtttatctattttttcttgGTTAAAAAATGGAGCTTCTAAAATCCATGTAATGCACCATGGTTGTTTGGTGGTCTCATAACAGATGTTAATCTAATAACAAGCAATTTTGCACATGTATTCAATCTAAAGTTCAACGTAtcatgatattattaaaataacttatacaAAGACTCTCTGGTAACACCCTCTTAAAatctaacttaaaaaaaaataaagaaaaagaaacatacTCTTAAACATTAAAAGTAggcagtaaataaaaaatattaaaagtagaaaaattgtaaatttgtacAGCTTGGGCTGATTAAGCCCAAAACCATATAGGCTTtcaaaaattttgaattattgaaTGGAAATTTACTATTGACACCACCATAAATGCTAATTACATTACCCATGTGATCTGAGTGTCTTTTTGCTTTATCTTAGAATTTCCCCTTGGACCAATAAATGACAAAATAGTGTTTCTATTTTGTATATGGGAGTGAAAAAATGAATAACAACATaacatgattttgttgtaaAGGTGTACAATGAGATCATGATTCCATTGTGCAATTTCTTTTCACCccctaataacaaaaaaatgatttgttgTGATTTTTTATTCCACCCAAAGTGTGTAACAAAAGTATGATTCCTTTttgctattttattttcatccccTTTGTGCAACATAATTGTGATTCCACTGTAGTGATTagcacaacaaaatcatgattatgtcgtatttttttgtatgaaaagtgttttaatttttaagaagtaaaaataatgttttatattatgatttaaAAACCATATTTATGGTGGTCTGACAAGCCAATAGTGCCTTTGTAGAGCTTGATGCaatctaatttttcaattttgttggtGCAATCTTGGTCATTGCTTATAATTAACTCACGAGAGGACAATGCAAGATGCTAATAAATAGAACTGGTGTTCTGAGGTAAATCAATGCATTATGTTGATATTCATCATATTGGTTTGTAGATGGAGGGaaccattgttgttgttgtgtattATGATGATGATATGATATCAACTTATGAAGGGCTATTGTTTGATTGTCCTTGTGGCcccaaattcattaaaattagtgagaaaatgttGTTTGATGCTTTAAGAAAAGTAGTTACGAATGCCATAGGAGGTGGAATAAGCTAACTTGACATTTTTTTACTGTAAACCTACATATGTAGGTGATGGTTGTGTTGAATATGACTATATGAAGTTTAAAGATGACAACCATGTAGGGaagatatttttcatcttttcagaGTTTAGTTCTAAAGGTCCAATCGAGTTGTATGCAATGGTTGGGTAGGGTAAGGAATAATAACCTTGTCACCATGGCTGACCAGCTTCAACTCTGATATGGGCTCACTTATCCAAACATGCCCAACTACGTGGTCTTTATATGACCTAAGCAGCATCAAatccctagggccttctccaaATGGGGGTCTAATGATACGATCAACAATTGGTATTTGTGCTTGTGCCTCATGTTGTCCCTAATGCTCTGCTACTGCTAAACCAAGTTTGCATCACGACGTGCTAACACAATCACAAGTTGTTGCCTCTATATACTTTAGCATCTGAGACATAGGAAGTATGTTTCGCATGCACCctatgaaaaaaacaaaaaaaaattagaattagaagtaaaattaattaaacaataaattaaatatttaaaaaaaatgaaaatacaattttattgtGTTTCTCAACTCAGAACAGAACGAAGATGTATTTCCATTGTGTTTTTCACAAACCAACACAATGGAAGAACACTTCTATTGTGTCTTAGGTCAAGGAACACAACAGAATCATACTTTTATTATATTACTTTGCAAAACAAAATAACACATTATATCACTATTATATCCCTTTTGGAGGGAAATGTTGTTGATACCATCCTGTTTACTATGAGACCCCAAGATTTTACCAAAACACATGATATTACTATTATACCCATTATGATTCCCTTCTTCACCCCCACCCTAACCTCTACATCAAAAGCATTCTTCCTCCCGTACTCAACTCGCATTTTCTCCACCTTTTCTATTCTTATTTTGCTATTTTCCTATACTCTTTCTGTTTATTATCGTCCTCTACTGCTAAAGCCAAGTTATTCCATTGTTTGGCATCTCACGATGAAGTTACTTGCCGAAGGTAAGTTCATTGAACTTGCATGTGTTTCGtttcgttttttatttttgtacacACTTGAatggaaacatattttaactGAAGTTTGATCTCCCAAAAATGcgttttcattttgttgtttttataatcaaaatgaAAGTGCATTTTCGTTGTTGTTACtgataaataatcaaaacataaatgaaTTTCTGTTTTGGTGCTAAAGGTAATATAACAATCATGAGTTTCTGTTTTGGCGCTAAAGGTAATATAACAATCATGCTCTTTGTttgtaactaaataataatagggtttaaacatattttatttatagtaaatgtaggtagttttcattttaatctttagttttttattaatttttattttcataaatttattttttaaacacttTCTATTATCATTTAGTGATCATGACATATATTTTGATACATTATGTCAACAATTACTTTGAGATGACATGTAATGTGTTATGTCTAGATACATGACATACCATTAGTAAATGATGATAAGGATATTTTCATAACCTTTTAcatttatataaactaaaataaacaatttttttaggaattaatcaaaaccaaaatttatcatatttgttGAAACtagagatgataataataataataataataataataataataataataataataataataataataataataataataataataataataataataataataataataataataataataataataataataataataataataacttaacttttatatattgtcattgtaaagatttttatatttttaaataataaaaaataatcttatatatgattttatgcttttaactaataagaaaaacatcttaatataataattattacatgCATGCATGTTCTTAAGTTTAAATCCTGAGTGACTGTATTAAATactaaacaaaaaattgttaCGTATAATAATCGCCTTTGGTGCTCAAGAAATTAAAGTATCTCCAATAAAGATATATACATACTAACTCTTTACAACATACTACCtctttacaataaataattaaaaagtaactAAACTTGCCATATAATCTAGATATGATAGTAGAAAAACAatgcattctaattaaataacagtaattttaaatttctcctttttttatttttcttttcttaaaatgcctcccctctctctctctatatccCTCCTACGCTTATCATGGGAAACAGTTTCTGaaaaagttaaaacttaaaTACAACCTCGGATTGGATCCGTGGCATTGGCATTGGGATGCATGGATACGAAAAAAAGAGAGTGCTACTTACGTATGCTATTGCTAACACGTAAACCCAAACCTGCCTGTGTGTGTCTGTGACCAAGAAGGAAATAGCCTCAGCCTCTGATTTCTCGCCGTCACCTACCTTAACACGTACATCAATCAATTCCTCACTTCAGTTTTTCAGTTTCAATTTTCGCTTCTCACTCAGATCATGAATATTTAATTCCTTAATTAATTTCCCAAAGTTAATCTATATTCTGAATATCTGATCACATAATTATTAGCCAAATCCAAATGTGTCAACTGAAACTTTGCATGCAGAAattggagggggggggggggggggggggggttgattgtttttgagttttaatttcattattctTCCTATTTTGTCTATGTTTTAGTTGGATTGCAGCTCTTTCATATTGAGTTCTAAATCCCTTTTGCGTTTTAGCTAAATAGACTGTTTCTAATCTCTAAACCAAATCCTTTAGTGATTAgtagaatattttctttttgtttaattaaacatGTTGAAGTGATTTAGTCTTGTAACTTGTAATCCACGAAAATGGCTTGTTTAAATTGATTGGTTAACACTCTATTTTGTTCatggttgttgttgtttctaGTGGCTCATATGATTATAGAAGAGTTCCTATTTTAGGAGATATATTTCATTCACATGTTCACTAAGGGAGTGCAAAAGAAGgaatattagaaaatttaattgtatgtaaaataaaatgaaagagggGAAGATTGGTAAACGAATAGCCTCTTTTTTTGGTCTCTATGGATTCACAATACCCTAACAGTAAATTCtgtgtttttatatttaagagtAAGGTTGTGAATAGTAGAGGGAGGATCGGAGGAATTTTACATCTCCATTGGTCTCTATAGGCAATTTAGGCATTGTGCTCATATAAGAATTACTGTAATCTAATAAATTTGTGTTAGGCTTGGTTTAGTATTTGGCTTCTAATGAGCAGAGTGTTTTCAGATTACAGGGATTCAAGTGACAATGGATGTCAAAACAAAAAGGAGAGCTCATGTAGAGAATGGCGACGAAGGAGAAGACTTAGTTCTAGCTACTCTGGTTGCCAATGGTGATGACATTAGTCCTCTTGTCAGGCACGCCTTCGAAATGGGGCGGCCGGAGGGCCTCCTACGCCAGCTCGATTTTGTGGTGAAGAAAAAGGAAGCTGAAATCGAGGCAATGTGCAAGACTCACTATGAGGAATTCATCCTTGCAGTTGATGAACTTCGAGGCGTGTTAGTTGATGCTGAAGAGCTCAAGAGTGAGCTCCAAAGTGATAATTTTAAGTTGCAGCAGGTTGGAACTACCCTTCTTATCAAGCTTGAGGAGCTTCTTGAATCGTATACCATCAAGAAGAATGTGACCGAAGCtataaaaatgtcaaagaactgtATAAAAGTGTTGGAGCTTTGTGTCAAGTGCAACAATCACATTTCTGAAGGCCAGTTTTATCCTGCACTGAAAACTGTGGATTTACTTGAGAAATGTTACATTCAGAATATTCCTGCCAGGGCTCTCAAAAAGgtgatagagaaaaaaatacctTCCATAAAATTGCACATTGAGAAGAAAGTATGCAGTCAAGTTAATGAATGGATGGTCCAAATAAGGagttcttgtaaaaaaattgggCAAACGGCGATTGGTCGTGCTGCACAAGTTCGCCAGAGGGATGAGGAAATGctggaaaggaaaagaaaggctGAGGGATTAAACATTTCAGAAGTTGATGATCAAGCTTATAATTTGGtggttgaagaagatgaggattCTGCCATGAAATTCGATCTCACACCTCTTTATCGCGCTTGTCATATTCATAGTTGCCTGGGGATCCTGGAGCAGTTTCATGACTATTACTATAAGAACAGATTGTTACAATTAAATTCAGATTTGGAGATATCTTCAGCTCAACCTTTTGTAGAATCACATCAGACATTTTTGGCTCAAATTGCAGGGTACTTCATAGTGGAGGATAAGGTCCTGAGGACTGCTGGTGGGCTCCTTGTACCTGATAAGGTTGAAACTATGTGGGAGACTGCTTTAGCAAAAGTAACATCAATGTTGGACATGCAATTCTCTCATATGAACTCTGCCACACATCTTCTCCTAGTTAAGGATTATGTTACACTTCTTGCCTCTACTCTTAGACAATATGGATATGACATTGGCCAACTTCTTGATGTGCTTGATAATAGCCGCGATAAATACCATAGGCTTCTTTTGCAAGAATGTCAGAAACAAATTGTTGATGTTCTTGGCAAAGACTCATATGAGCAAATGGTGATAAAAAAGGATACTGATTATGAGAATAATGTTCTGTCATTTAATATTCAAACATCAGATATTATGCCTGCTTTTCCATATGTTGCACCATTCTCCTCGATGGTACCCGATGCTTGTCGCATTGTGAGATCCTTCATCAAAGGCTCTGTTGATTACTTGTCTAATGGTGTACGTACCGGTTTCTTTGATTTTGTGAGGAAGTATTTGGATAAGTTCCTGATAGAAGTATTAAATGAAACTTTACTTGATACAATCAATAGTGGAAATATCAGTGTGTCTCAAGCAATGCAGCTTGCTGCCAACATAACTGTTCTTGAAAGAGCCTGTGACTTTTTCCTTCGACATGCTTCTCAACAGTGTTGCATCTCAGTTCGATCAGTTGAGAAGCCTCAAGCTACTTTAACCGCGAAGGTGCTACTCAAGACTTCGAGGGATGCGGTTTATATTACTCTACTGAGTTTGGTGAACACAAAATTAGATGAGTATATGAATCTTGTAGAAAGTATCAACTGGACTTCTGAGGAGGCAAAGCCAAATGGAAATGACTACATAAATGAAGTGATCTTTTACCTTGATTCACTAATGTCTACAGCGCAACAAATTTTACCCCTAGATGCTATGTACAAGGTTGGGACAAGTGCAATTGAACATATTTCCAATACAATTGTGGCTGCTTTCCTTAGTGATAATGTCAAAAGGTTTAATGCAAATGCAGTTATGAATTTCAACAATGATCTTAGGATGTTGGAGAGTTTTGCGGATGAGAAGTTCCATTGTTCTGGCTTGGCTGAATTTTACTCTGGAGCTAGTTTTAAGAGCTGTATGATAGAAGCACGACAATTAATGAATCTTCTGTCAAGTAGTCAGCCTGAGAACTTCATGAATCCTGTTATAAGGGAGAAAAACTACTATGCGTTGGATTATAAGATGGTAGGCTCCATTTGTGATAAATTCAAGGATTCTCCAGATGGGATATTTGGAAgtctttcaaataaaaacacaaagcAAAGTGCTAAAAAGAAATCAATGGACATGCTCAAAAAGCGACTTAAGGATTTCAATTGACTAGACTTGGAAAACTATTCTTTCATTTCAACTAGGGTATAATTGTAGTGTTCTTCATTTATGGATGTTAACTTCCGAATGAATAGTGTTTCTGTATTTctctgattctttttttttttcatgtaataaAAGATCATTTCTGTCTCTAGTTTGTTTCTTTACAATATCATCATGCCTCTTTCACACAAATAAATGCTCCTTCCCACTTGAATAAAGAAGTTCAGAGGGTTATTATCTGTATTTGATTTCATTGTCACTGCATCATTCAGAGATGCTGCAATGTATTGATAGATCCCAACACTGATTACATGTATGAAGACAGATCATGCTAATCTATTTTGCTTGTGGCTTTCTCATTTCAATATCCTACACTTTTCTAACTGTCTTAGGAAAATGGTGGTGGCCATTGAACATGTTGCAAATTATACTCAAACTGGCTTGACATTATTgtctataaatatattttttcctagGTAAGGAAATCAgttttgtatgatttatttatagCATCTTGTTATTTGTAATATATTGATAGAAACTGGATCAGATTAGCTAGTAATGGAAGAGTGAATCTTTGATGAAGAACCCAATGTCCCAGCCCTGCCCAATGCAGTACGGTAATGGGATTTGGAAAGCTTTACAAGAATATGGGCTtcctttacaaaatattttcccTTCCCTCTCTATGTTCCCCTCTTATTTATTCTTTCAGCATTACCTAACTAGATAACTCTCTAATTATTCTATTATGAAACTATGAGAGGGTTACCTATCATATATACTCACatattgttgttgaacttttagCTCAAGATTGATTCTGCTTCTTAGAGAATGTATTTCATGTGTCACCACTCACCTCTGGTTTAGTCAAGGAGACTTGTATGGTTGTTGGTCAGATAATTGACTCTAGAAATATGAGGAATGCTCATGTTATTTATGTTCTTTAATTATTTGGGACAAAAAGGGTTTCTCTTGTAATGTATAACTTACCATGGCAAACCAGTGTCAGTACATTTTTTTCCTCTCCCACTCCCTCCAAGTTATTAAACTAATTTCTGATTTTAAAAGTTAGGTGAAAGGAgaggaataaaaaatgaagatagagatggtgttcttttgtttttggtttataATGGAGTTATGGAATTAGTGACTTGGTGTAGCTTTCGAGTGgcagatattttaaaataagtattttaatataGATTTTAGGAAAAAATGAGAATACAATCAGTCAACACGGTATCATGCTTATTCTATGTACTTACATGCAGTGGCGGAGccagaaaaattataaagcctgggcaaaaatttaaagatagcaaattcataaaatatggATAAGTGGTGAAGGCACGCAATTTCTGTTAACATGTCAAAAGTGCCAAGGAAATTAGGAATCATTTCCAGTCAAAAGAACATAAGGCGTGCGTGACCTAAGTCCGCGATATCCCTGTTTGAAACAGAGAGACAGACAAGCCAGAAAGTAACCAGAGCAGAGACCCAATTGGCAGAGTATATTTCTACATTTTACTAAATCCATGTGAGGATAATGTCATATTGAACACAAGCATCTTATTAGTGTGcgtttggatatatatatatatatatatatatatatatatatatatatatatatatatatatatatatatatttgtaaaattaattttgaatcaaCGTGAATTTACGGAAACGGGAGTTTTGTAGTAACATAActtttgtttggataacaaataatattatcacACAATActgtttgaagtttgaaccaaGAGTTGCCATTTATCTGTACACTGTAATGCCATAATTTGATGACTGAGGCCACATTAGGATATCCAGTGACCTGCCAAATAGAATGTCATGCaatagataaaattataattattattagaatattctttgataaaagtggagaaaaattttaagtttttattccattatttgagaaaataaaataggaagCAAATTACTAAACAATTAGTCAGGTTATTTcatttcacaaaattttaaacaatttcaagaaaatataataactaataagtgAGATGatgaggaaaaaagaaaaaaaaatagaaaggaaacAAGATGGAATCGatttttttgatataaaaagtAAGTAAATCTTTAcaattatcctttcatgaataCAACTATAAAAAACAATGCATAATAGCAATGAAGAACAAACTTAAATTCCTATGCATCTATTTCAACCCTTCACTACTAGACTTATCTtagtggattaaaaaaaaatgatttgagaCAACATTTCCATGagcaaggaaaataaaaaaaagaataagaaataaaataagaaggcATTGGAACTATTTGAGCTTATCTTTTTGAGCATCTTAGCTCTGAAAAACGTGAAGAACGACTTGTATGTGCTAGTATTGCAGTTACGTTAATACAGCCCATTAAGAGCCCGTATACCACAAGTTCAATCCTCGGTCTTCAGAATAATAGCCCAAAATATGCTGTTACAACTTACAACTCaaataatttttcacttttacaATTCACTTCTCAACTTACTAAGTATGccccccttttttatattttttattgtaaaaaatatcattttgtataaaaataataaaattcctaTCTATGTCTTTGGGCCAGAGCCTGGGCAATTGCCCAGGGTAGCCGGGCCTTGAAACCGCCCATGCTTACATGTATATACCATTATACCAAGCAAAAACAGAAGCAAAAAGGGCGGAGAGTGAAAAATTGGGAGCAACAAATGCTAAAGGAATATTCCTgacaaatcctttttttttttaatctggcCAGAGAAAAAGTTAAGATTTGATATCTGcattgaaaacaaagatttagTTTGATAATTGTATGTAATGCTCTAAATCACTGAGCATCAATCCATTCCGGGATGGAACTTTAAGGAAATAATGGGGTCACTCATGAGTCTCCTCTCTATTCTTTTGTTGTCCACTATTACATGATCGAATTCCTCTCTTGTTCATCTACTTGTTTGAGCTTATTTAAAATGTGATGGGTGCTCTACAGCAAATGGACTAGCATGTATCTAAAAACTAAGTGATTTTTGTTTGTGGTGTTGGACTGACTACCTTGTAGCTTAATTCTAGATTTCTtcgatttttaatattttgagctagtatgaaaaataaatgtattggGTTAGAATTGTGTACAAAATGCAGGTGAACGTCATTCTCAAGAATTTAAGCTTAGTTGTGAGAGCATGTGAAGTTTTGTCCAAAGTAACAATAATTTAGAGGGAAGTAATCTTGCTCATGTTCTTGAAGTTGGGATTTAGAAAAAACCTTCATATTTTCATGGTTGTAAGTGGTTATGCCTGATCTAGTGCTTATCTGTGTGATAGGCCCCATGAGAAGGTtatgaatttcaaaattataagtgGCTATGCATATGCAAAGCTCACAATCCTTTACCCatggaaatttaaaattttatagatgCTACTGACTGATCATAGT is a genomic window containing:
- the LOC100797592 gene encoding exocyst complex component SEC15A, giving the protein MDVKTKRRAHVENGDEGEDLVLATLVANGDDISPLVRHAFEMGRPEGLLRQLDFVVKKKEAEIEAMCKTHYEEFILAVDELRGVLVDAEELKSELQSDNFKLQQVGTTLLIKLEELLESYTIKKNVTEAIKMSKNCIKVLELCVKCNNHISEGQFYPALKTVDLLEKCYIQNIPARALKKVIEKKIPSIKLHIEKKVCSQVNEWMVQIRSSCKKIGQTAIGRAAQVRQRDEEMLERKRKAEGLNISEVDDQAYNLVVEEDEDSAMKFDLTPLYRACHIHSCLGILEQFHDYYYKNRLLQLNSDLEISSAQPFVESHQTFLAQIAGYFIVEDKVLRTAGGLLVPDKVETMWETALAKVTSMLDMQFSHMNSATHLLLVKDYVTLLASTLRQYGYDIGQLLDVLDNSRDKYHRLLLQECQKQIVDVLGKDSYEQMVIKKDTDYENNVLSFNIQTSDIMPAFPYVAPFSSMVPDACRIVRSFIKGSVDYLSNGVRTGFFDFVRKYLDKFLIEVLNETLLDTINSGNISVSQAMQLAANITVLERACDFFLRHASQQCCISVRSVEKPQATLTAKVLLKTSRDAVYITLLSLVNTKLDEYMNLVESINWTSEEAKPNGNDYINEVIFYLDSLMSTAQQILPLDAMYKVGTSAIEHISNTIVAAFLSDNVKRFNANAVMNFNNDLRMLESFADEKFHCSGLAEFYSGASFKSCMIEARQLMNLLSSSQPENFMNPVIREKNYYALDYKMVGSICDKFKDSPDGIFGSLSNKNTKQSAKKKSMDMLKKRLKDFN